In the Arachis ipaensis cultivar K30076 chromosome B04, Araip1.1, whole genome shotgun sequence genome, NNNNNNNNNNNNNNNNNNNNNNNNNNNNNNNNNNNNNNNNNNNNNNNNNNNNNNNNNNNNNNNNNNNNNNNNNNNNNNNNNNNNNNNNNNNNNNNNNNNNNNNNNNNNNNNNNNNNNNNNNNNNNNNNNNNNNNNNNNNNNNNNNNNNNNNNNNNNNNNNNNNNNNNNNNNNNNNNNNNNNNNNNNNNNNNNNNNNNNNNNNNNNNNNNNNNNNNNNNNNNNNNNNNNNNNNNNNNNNNNNNNNNNNNNNNNNNNNNNNNNNNNNNNNNNNNNNNNNNNAATAGGAGTGGATCTCCAATACTTCAGGATGATAATGATATAATATATTGTATGCTTATCTCAGTCACTCTTTATAACTATTTTAACGAGTGAGATTAACGGGTTCGAGCAAAATTTAGTATTATAACATTGAGTCCCTTTTTCATTATGAAAAATTCTTGTGGATCCTATTCATGCCATTTTTTGATGAGTAGGATTTTCTGCAGAAGCAGAGGCAAACTTAGAACATACTTTATGACATTGgattgaggaagaagaaaataacacTAGCTAAGTTTttaaagagagaagaaaaatttAGAACATTTTGTAAGATATAGAAAAAGTGGATATATTACAATGTTCATTGAGATTTGATTACAACTGAGGTGAGCTCCTCCTTTTATAGAGGTCTCTAAATAGCAGCAATATCTTACAGAATCTAAACGAATTTATCATACAATGCCAGTTAGAGGATAAGGATAAGTCTTATTTCTTTCTGACTTTTCTTAGACATGTGACAGATGTCACTTTATTTTAGTGTACTCAATAATTATATATAGTGGGGACATTGTCTTAATAAAGAGACGGCTTGAAATAGTCTTCTGAAAGGATCCCATCAACATCTGAGAACGATGATGTCTCATCAGAAGCCAAATTGACAGCTCTAAGATCCATATTCGGATCTTGTAGATAAGTAAACGGGTCTTCAATGTTTCCTTCGTTAATATTTTAGACATCTTGTAGATACAAGTCATTGGATATCTCTGCATCAATTCTAGTTAGGTTTGATGGTAAGACATATACTCTTCTATTTAGATCTTCAGAATTTAATCATTTGCTATATATAGGTCCctcttcttgtttttttttttcttttttcttttttcttttttcttgtaaTGAGAAATTTATAATAGACTTGTACTTTATTTATATgggtttataataataataataataataataataataataataataataataataataataatcaatatgATTATATACAATATAATAATCCAAGCACTACTCACACATTTCTATAACTTAGTTTGTGGCCCTTCTCTATACAGAGTATTAAATTACTaataataaacaaaagaataaatGTTTGGTTGTAGTGAAGGGTTGTTTTGGAAcgatttcttattttaatttagctaGGTTGCCTTTTGAGTTCAACAATAGTCATAATATAATAATGTTAATAAATATATTGAACATCAAAGGACATTAAATattaaggaaaagtctagggggccagcaattttattgcattttggccagcatgtaaccagcagagaaaggtgagccattggatgaaatttcacgccaatctcacaccatcaaatcatcattgatggctagttgatggctaccaatcacaaatgttgctggcccctagcattgCTCAAATATTAAATATTAGCCGAAATAACTGAAAAGCTACATGCCTAAAATAAAGAATATTGAAAATATAATATTTGGTATATGTAATGATGATAGTGATGAGTGATGACAAAAAATGCTCcaattatatatatgaaaaataaataacatgataAATTGGTTGTTTCCTAGCTAGTTGATGCCACACATAACAAAGTCCTCTTTTATTAACACGGACTCATTTGAGCAAGCAGCTTATATGAAATAAACTCTTTTAAGAAATATTAATTTAAGTTAAATTCATAAGCTAAGACACACAAGGTAATTAACTCCATATATATAATTATTCTGCATTAATTTCCTATGGATACAAACAATAATAataaggaagaggaggagaaaaaaaaaacccaaaatataattaactaaaGAACTTATTATGTACAAATGGAATCAATGTAATAAACTAGCCCTgagcatttttttttttaatttggcatgtatatatgtatatgattTTTATTTGGGTTTAAGCTGAGCAACCATGATAAGATCAGTGTGTCCAACTTTTTTCCTCATAGAGCGTGTTAATTTGGCTGCATCCACATTAtccccaatcaccaccacttcatctttttctttcccTTCTATTCCCACAAAATCCACACCTACAAGAATTTATGCATTTCATCATACCATAACAGCATCATAATGTTAAgtgtatattaaaatataaaatatataataaaataNNNCTAACCGTTTGTTCCTGAAGCAACGGTGAGTGCTTTAGCCCTACACTTGTGGCACTTCATTTGCACCTTCATCACAATCTTTTGCtgcatataaataattatttaattagaaACCATcatgaaattcaattaaaaatattaataatgaacAAGAGTACCTTCATGTTATTTAATTTTCAGGGTGAATGTAACTCAGAGCTCAAAGGAAATTAAAATTACAACTATGTCCAAACAGAGCATAAAAATCTTAACTTCCTCTCCAAGCATTCTAGACTATTATATAGAACACACAAGATGACAAGAAGACATTTTAAGACTAATCTGTTTGATGTCTTTGTCAAGTTGATGAATATGTGTGAAGGGggttttccttttccttttttaaatattaattcattttattttgttgtgAAATTGTTGACTAGTTTTGGAAATATTGTGCATAGCTGGAggataaaagttaaaaaaaaagaaaagaaaatattttgaacttttttaattatatatatttattgacAAAGATTGGTGAGGAAGATAATCTGCTTGTATCTTTTGATTAGAATATATTAGGTATGGTCTGAGGTTT is a window encoding:
- the LOC107637557 gene encoding heavy metal-associated isoprenylated plant protein 47-like isoform X1; translated protein: MKQKIVMKVQMKCHKCRAKALTVASGTNGVDFVGIEGKEKDEVVVIGDNVDAAKLTRSMRKKVGHTDLIMVAQLKPK
- the LOC107637557 gene encoding heavy metal-associated isoprenylated plant protein 47-like isoform X2, producing MQQKIVMKVQMKCHKCRAKALTVASGTNGVDFVGIEGKEKDEVVVIGDNVDAAKLTRSMRKKVGHTDLIMVAQLKPK